One Neovison vison isolate M4711 chromosome 2, ASM_NN_V1, whole genome shotgun sequence genomic window carries:
- the GJB3 gene encoding gap junction beta-3 protein, with protein MDWKTLQALLSGVNKYSTAFGRIWLSVVFVFRVLVYVVAAERVWGDEQKDFDCNTKQPGCTNVCYDNFFPISNIRLWALQLIFVTCPSLLVILHVAYREERERRHRQKHGDQCAKLYANAGKKHGGLWWTYLLSLIFKLAIEFLFLYVLHTLWHGFGMPRLVQCANVAPCPNVVDCYIARPTEKKVFTYFMVGASAVCIVLTICEICYLIFHRVLRGMAKNKSPKSRSLPSSTSRASTCRCHHKLVEAGELGSDSGDDKGHASAPTMTPI; from the coding sequence ATGGACTGGAAGACGCTCCAGGCCCTCCTGAGCGGCGTGAACAAGTACTCTACGGCGTTCGGGCGCATCTGGCTGTCGGTGGTGTTCGTCTTCCGCGTGCTGGTGTATGTAGTGGCCGCAGAGCGCGTGTGGGGGGACGAGCAGAAGGACTTTGACTGCAACACCAAGCAGCCGGGCTGCACCAATGTCTGCTACGACAACTTCTTCCCCATTTCCAACATCCGCCTCTGGGCCCTGCAGCTCATCTTCGTCACGTGCCCTTCGCTGCTGGTCATCCTGCACGTGGCCTACCGCGAGGAGCGCGAGCGCCGCCACCGCCAGAAGCACGGCGACCAGTGCGCCAAGCTGTACGCCAACGCGGGCAAGAAGCACGGCGGCCTGTGGTGGACATACCTGTTAAGCCTCATCTTCAAACTGGCCATCGAGTTCCTGTTCCTGTACGTGCTGCATACACTGTGGCACGGCTTCGGCATGCCGCGCCTGGTGCAGTGCGCCAACGTCGCGCCCTGCCCCAACGTCGTGGACTGCTACATCGCCCGGCCCACCGAGAAGAAGGTCTTCACCTACTTCATGGTCGGGGCGTCGGCGGTCTGCATTGTGCTCACCATCTGCGAGATCTGCTACCTCATCTTCCACAGGGTCCTGCGGGGCATGGCCAAGAACAAGTCCCCCAAAAGCCGCAGCCTCCCATCCTCCACCAGCCGAGCCTCCACCTGCCGCTGCCACCACAAGCTGGTGGAGGCCGGGGAGCTGGGCTCCGACTCTGGTGATGACAAGGGGCATGCGTCAGCGCCCACCATGACCCCCATCTGA
- the GJA4 gene encoding gap junction alpha-4 protein — translation MGDWGFLEKLLDQVQEHSTVVGKIWLTVLFIFRILILGLAGESVWGDEQSDFECNTAQPGCTNVCYDQAFPISHIRYWVLQFLFVSTPTLVYLGHVIYLSRREERLRQKEGELRALPTKDPRVERALAAIERQMAKISVAEDGRLRIRGALMGTYVASVLCKSVLEAGFLYGQWRLYGWTMEPVFVCQRAPCPYLVDCFVSRPTEKTIFIIFMLVVGLISLVLNVLELAHLLCRCLSRGMRSPPGQDTPPTQRNSSEPYADQVFFYLPVGDGPSSPPCPTYNGLSSSEQNWANLTTEERLASSRAPLFLDPPPESGQKSPSRPNSSASKKQYV, via the coding sequence ATGGGCGACTGGGGCTTCCTCGAGAAGCTGTTGGACCAGGTCCAGGAGCACTCCACCGTGGTGGGCAAGATCTGGCTGACGGTGCTTTTCATCTTCCGCATCCTCATCCTGGGCCTGGCTGGCGAGTCGGTGTGGGGCGACGAGCAGTCTGATTTCGAGTGTAACACGGCCCAGCCGGGCTGCACCAACGTCTGCTATGACCAGGCCTTCCCGATCTCCCACATTCGCTACTGGGTGCTGCAGTTTCTCTTCGTCAGCACGCCCACCCTGGTCTACCTGGGCCATGTCATTTACCTGTCCCGGCGTGAGGAGCGGCTgcggcagaaggagggggagctaCGGGCGCTGCCGACCAAGGACCCACGCGTGGAGCGGGCACTGGCGGCCATAGAGCGCCAGATGGCCAAGATCTCGGTGGCGGAGGACGGTCGCCTGCGGATCCGAGGGGCGCTCATGGGCACCTACGTGGCCAGCGTGCTCTGCAAAAGCGTGCTGGAGGCAGGCTTCCTGTACGGCCAGTGGCGTCTCTACGGATGGACCATGGAGCCTGTGTTCGTGTGCCAGCGCGCACCCTGTCCCTACCTCGTAGACTGCTTCGTCTCTCGGCCCACGGAGAAGACCATCTTCATCATCTTCATGCTGGTGGTCGGACTCATCTCCCTGGTCCTCAACGTGCTGGAGCTGGCGCACCTGCTGTGCCGCTGTCTCAGCCGGGGGATGAGGTCACCGCCGGGCCAGGACACCCCCCCGACTCAGCGGAACTCCTCGGAGCCCTACGCTGACCAGGTCTTCTTCTACCTCCCTGTGGGCGACGGACCCTCGTCCCCGCCATGCCCCACCTACAACGGGCTCTCATCCAGCGAGCAGAACTGGGCCAACCTGACTACAGAGGAGAGGCTGGCTTCTTCTAGGGCCCCCCTCTTCCTGGACCCACCCCCCGAGAGTGGCCAGAAATCCCCCAGTCGCCCCAACAGCTCTGCTTCCAAGAAGCAGTATGTGTAG